Genomic DNA from Longimicrobium sp.:
CCCCGCGTCCAGCAGCCCGGCGCTGCGCGAGGCGGGGGAGTGGACGTTCCGGGTGACGCCCACCGACCTGGAGTTTTCGCCGGCGCTGGCCCAGTGGGCGGCGCAGCGGCTGGGGCGCCGCCGCGCGGCCGTTCTGTACGCCAACGACGATTACGGGCAGGGCGTGCGGACTACCTTCGAGCGCGCCTTCCAGGCCGGCGGGGGCGCGGTGGTCACGGCCGACCCGTACCTGCCCGGCGTGCTGACGCGTGGGGACGAGCTCGATCCGTATCTCTCGCGCGCCATCCGGCGCGGCGCGGACGCGCTGGTCATCGGCGGGCAGGCCGAGGCGGGCGCCAAGATCGTGGCCGCGGCGCGGCGGCTGGGGTACACGGGCCCCATCCTGGGGTCCGACGGCCTGACGGGGCTCAAGGACGCGGGGCCGGTGGCCGAGGGGGTGTTCGTCAGCTCGGCGTTCCTCCCGGACCGCCCGGCCGCGGAGGCGCAGCGGTTCGTGACGAGCTACCGCCAGCGCACGCAGAAGCTGCCGGATCACCGCGGGGCGATGACCTACGACGTCATGTACCTGCTGAGCGCGGCCATCGAGCACGCCGGCACCGACCGCAAGGCGATCCGCGACTACGTGGCGTCTATCGGCAACGGGCGCGAGGGGCACCAGGGCGTTTCGGGGCTCATCGAGTTCGACGAGATGGGCGACGTGCGCGGCAAGGAAGTGTCGGTGGGCGTCGTCCGCGGCGGGCAGCTGGTGACGGCCGGCAGGCAGTAGCGGCCAAGAACGAGAAACACGTTCTTCGACGTCAGCTGAACGAAAGAAGCCCTCTCCCACGTACCCGG
This window encodes:
- a CDS encoding ABC transporter substrate-binding protein, which translates into the protein PASSSPALREAGEWTFRVTPTDLEFSPALAQWAAQRLGRRRAAVLYANDDYGQGVRTTFERAFQAGGGAVVTADPYLPGVLTRGDELDPYLSRAIRRGADALVIGGQAEAGAKIVAAARRLGYTGPILGSDGLTGLKDAGPVAEGVFVSSAFLPDRPAAEAQRFVTSYRQRTQKLPDHRGAMTYDVMYLLSAAIEHAGTDRKAIRDYVASIGNGREGHQGVSGLIEFDEMGDVRGKEVSVGVVRGGQLVTAGRQ